The following proteins come from a genomic window of Mariniflexile sp. TRM1-10:
- a CDS encoding AAA family ATPase, translating into MEETGTIDIKTINEKIERESAFVDLLMLEMNKVIVGQKHMVERLLIGLLGQGHILLEGVPGLAKTLAINTLAQAVDGSFSRIQFTPDLLPADVTGTLIYNMKLNDFSIKKGPIFANFVLTDEINRAPAKVQSALLEAMQEKQVTIGDETFKLDKPFLVMATQNPVEQEGTYPLPEAQVDRFMLKTVIDYPKIAEEQLIMRANMKGAWEKVNPVVSIAQILKAQQVVRDVYMDEKIEKYILDIVFATRYPEKYKLADLKPLISFGASPRGSINLASAAKCYAFIKRRGYVIPEDVRAVVYDVLRHRIGITYEAEAENVTSVDIINKIVNEIEVP; encoded by the coding sequence ATGGAAGAAACAGGTACAATTGATATTAAGACTATTAACGAGAAAATTGAAAGAGAAAGTGCTTTTGTTGATTTACTGATGCTAGAGATGAACAAAGTCATCGTAGGGCAAAAGCATATGGTAGAACGTTTGCTTATTGGTTTGCTGGGGCAAGGGCATATATTGCTTGAAGGTGTTCCGGGACTTGCAAAAACTTTAGCCATTAATACCTTGGCACAAGCGGTTGATGGCAGTTTTAGCAGAATACAGTTTACCCCCGATTTATTACCTGCCGATGTCACAGGAACCCTAATTTATAATATGAAGTTGAATGACTTCTCCATCAAAAAAGGACCTATTTTTGCAAATTTTGTATTGACAGATGAGATTAACCGTGCGCCTGCAAAAGTGCAATCGGCATTACTTGAAGCCATGCAGGAAAAACAAGTAACTATCGGTGATGAAACGTTTAAATTAGACAAGCCATTTTTAGTAATGGCAACCCAAAACCCTGTTGAGCAAGAAGGAACGTACCCATTGCCAGAAGCACAGGTAGACCGTTTTATGCTGAAAACGGTTATTGACTACCCAAAAATTGCTGAAGAGCAATTAATTATGAGAGCGAATATGAAAGGCGCTTGGGAAAAAGTAAACCCTGTGGTTTCAATTGCTCAAATTCTAAAAGCACAACAAGTAGTTCGTGATGTTTACATGGACGAAAAAATTGAAAAATACATACTAGACATTGTTTTCGCAACACGCTACCCAGAAAAATATAAACTAGCCGATTTAAAACCACTTATTTCTTTTGGTGCATCGCCCCGTGGAAGTATCAATTTAGCATCTGCTGCCAAATGCTACGCTTTTATAAAACGTCGTGGGTATGTAATCCCTGAAGATGTTCGTGCCGTCGTTTACGATGTGTTAAGACACAGAATAGGCATCACTTACGAAGCCGAAGCCGAAAATGTAACTTCGGTAGACATCATTAATAAAATAGTAAACGAAATAGAAGTACCTTAA
- a CDS encoding ATP-binding protein, with translation MINKRLLIKNLLSHNDENSFYDKKRKIDISFKEGKAKFLKHVCALSNSNPKNNSYIVIGVEDIDNDIVGVDFFDDSKIQNLINAYLTNPPIVQYENIPFPHLPDHKVVGLVTIRPTGKITSLRKNIWKYYGGSVFFRDGSMSMPKVFDIEIKDVNSKIVESIENHSQNNIEHTLNGVFDFLKKRKDYNAQYKVFKEYFVVCWAGQKKVVKDEIFFSRVDIELINEQVRLFFSAFDEVAIFINDDSFKIVEYVNLGFQNSNKYYQLEETIINFENNANYSIETKLLFEPPQYDKKVLHHIYNTTNAILEKLKKGLPFTKSEETDLKNLPITYLICYLNLFHEAIDKLNEAKPYLRAHSEELYHLYKESMRVLRKVKYS, from the coding sequence ATGATCAACAAGCGCCTACTTATAAAAAATTTGCTGTCACACAATGACGAAAATAGCTTTTATGATAAAAAGCGTAAAATTGACATTAGCTTTAAAGAAGGAAAAGCTAAGTTTTTAAAGCATGTCTGTGCGCTTTCAAACAGCAATCCTAAAAACAACTCGTACATTGTTATCGGTGTTGAAGATATTGATAACGACATTGTTGGTGTTGACTTTTTTGATGACAGTAAAATCCAAAACCTCATCAATGCCTATTTAACCAATCCGCCTATTGTTCAATATGAAAATATTCCGTTTCCGCATTTACCAGACCATAAAGTAGTTGGTTTGGTTACCATTCGCCCAACTGGAAAAATAACATCGCTGCGGAAAAACATTTGGAAATATTATGGCGGCTCGGTATTTTTTAGAGATGGGAGCATGAGCATGCCCAAAGTATTCGACATCGAAATAAAAGATGTTAATTCTAAAATTGTTGAGTCTATTGAAAATCATTCGCAAAACAATATTGAGCATACCTTAAACGGCGTTTTCGATTTTTTAAAAAAACGCAAAGACTACAACGCCCAATACAAGGTATTTAAAGAATACTTTGTTGTTTGTTGGGCAGGGCAAAAAAAAGTAGTTAAAGATGAAATATTTTTTTCTAGAGTTGATATTGAATTGATAAACGAACAGGTCCGTTTGTTTTTTTCGGCTTTTGATGAAGTGGCTATTTTTATTAATGACGATTCATTTAAAATCGTTGAATATGTGAATCTAGGGTTTCAAAATTCCAATAAATACTATCAATTGGAAGAAACCATTATCAATTTTGAAAACAATGCCAATTATTCCATTGAAACCAAGCTTTTATTTGAACCACCACAGTACGATAAAAAAGTACTTCACCATATTTATAACACTACAAATGCTATTTTAGAAAAACTAAAAAAAGGGCTACCGTTTACAAAAAGCGAAGAAACAGATTTAAAAAACTTACCTATAACCTATCTAATTTGTTATCTAAATTTATTTCACGAAGCTATTGATAAGTTAAATGAAGCAAAACCCTATTTAAGGGCTCATAGTGAAGAATTATATCACCTTTATAAAGAATCCATGCGTGTTTTAAGGAAGGTAAAATACAGTTAA
- a CDS encoding four helix bundle protein, with protein sequence MARHNSFESLEVYKEASVFCDAIWEIICHTSLSKDYKLREQINGSSGSIMDNIAEGFGRGGNKEFIMFLSYSRGSCNESKSQLLRCFRRNHIDETT encoded by the coding sequence ATGGCACGCCACAATTCATTTGAAAGTTTAGAGGTTTATAAAGAAGCATCCGTGTTTTGTGATGCGATATGGGAAATTATATGCCATACTTCTTTAAGTAAAGATTATAAATTAAGAGAGCAAATCAATGGTTCATCTGGTTCAATAATGGATAATATAGCTGAAGGATTCGGTAGAGGAGGAAACAAGGAATTTATAATGTTTTTAAGCTATTCCCGCGGGTCATGTAACGAAAGCAAGTCGCAATTATTAAGATGTTTTCGACGAAATCATATAGATGAAACCACTTAA
- a CDS encoding SDR family NAD(P)-dependent oxidoreductase, with translation MKKTALITGATSGIGHATAYEFAKHGINLILCGRRLERLHTIQAALGKLTHVHILNFDVRDKTETFKAIESLPEKFKHIDILINNAGNAHGLDPINEGSIDDWDAMMDINVKGLLYISKAIIPQMTKRQSGHIINIGSSAGKQVYPKGNVYCASKHAVLAITEGMRIDLNPFGIKVGAISPGLVETEFSQVRFKGDKIANTVYDGFKALQAEDIAEIIYFVVSRPAHVNIADMLIFPTAQANAFTLNKFV, from the coding sequence ATGAAAAAAACAGCCCTAATAACCGGAGCAACAAGTGGCATAGGACATGCAACAGCCTATGAGTTTGCAAAGCATGGCATTAATTTAATTTTATGTGGAAGGCGATTGGAGCGCCTGCATACCATACAAGCAGCCTTAGGCAAATTAACACATGTACATATACTAAATTTTGATGTGCGTGATAAAACTGAAACGTTTAAAGCCATTGAATCACTACCAGAAAAATTTAAACATATAGACATTTTAATTAATAATGCAGGCAATGCACATGGTTTAGATCCCATAAACGAAGGAAGTATTGACGATTGGGATGCCATGATGGACATAAACGTCAAAGGACTTTTGTATATAAGTAAAGCCATAATCCCACAAATGACCAAACGACAATCGGGACATATTATAAATATTGGCTCATCGGCAGGTAAGCAAGTGTATCCAAAGGGGAATGTGTATTGCGCCAGTAAACATGCTGTTTTGGCTATTACAGAAGGCATGCGTATTGACTTGAATCCGTTTGGAATTAAAGTAGGTGCCATAAGCCCAGGTTTGGTTGAAACCGAATTTTCGCAGGTGCGCTTTAAAGGCGATAAAATTGCCAATACAGTCTATGACGGCTTTAAAGCTTTGCAAGCCGAAGATATTGCCGAAATTATTTATTTTGTTGTATCACGTCCTGCCCATGTTAATATTGCCGATATGCTAATTTTTCCAACGGCACAGGCTAATGCCTTTACATTAAACAAATTTGTCTGA
- the amaB gene encoding L-piperidine-6-carboxylate dehydrogenase, with translation MKVITDFGIEKVLKTLGIKDINEGTSTGINNFSNGDILESYSPVDGQLIAKVKTTTKADYDKVMDAATHAFKTWRLMPAPQRGDIVRQFGEKLREKKEALGKLVSYEMGKSYQEGLGEVQEMIDICDFAVGLSRQLHGLTMHSERPGHRMYEQYHPLGAVGIISAFNFPVAVWSWNTALAWVCGDVCIWKPSEKVPLCGIACQNIAAEIFSKNNLPEGISCLINGDYKVGEFMTKDTRIPLISATGSTKMGKIVAQEVASRLGKSLLELGGNNAIIVTPDADIKMTVIGAVFGAVGTCGQRCTSTRRLIIHESIYDKVKTAVIDAYKQLRIGNPLDEKNHVGPLIDTDAVKMYQDALIKVVKEGGKIIVEGGVLSGEGYEGGCYVKPAIAEAKPEFKIVQHETFAPVLYLLKYSGGVENAIEIQNNVAQGLSSAIMTNNLREAERFLSVTGSDCGIANVNIGTSGAEIGGAFGGEKETGGGRESGSDAWKIYMRRQTNTINYTAVLPLAQGIKFDL, from the coding sequence ATGAAAGTGATAACAGATTTCGGAATAGAAAAAGTTCTTAAAACTTTAGGAATAAAAGATATTAATGAAGGCACTTCTACAGGGATAAATAATTTTTCCAATGGAGATATTTTAGAATCCTATTCGCCTGTTGATGGACAGCTTATAGCAAAAGTAAAAACGACCACAAAAGCCGATTATGACAAGGTGATGGATGCCGCAACCCATGCATTTAAAACATGGCGATTAATGCCTGCACCACAACGCGGTGATATTGTGCGCCAGTTTGGAGAAAAACTTCGAGAAAAAAAGGAAGCTTTAGGAAAATTGGTATCTTATGAAATGGGTAAATCCTATCAAGAAGGGTTGGGTGAGGTTCAAGAAATGATCGATATTTGCGATTTTGCAGTAGGTTTATCGCGTCAGCTTCATGGATTAACCATGCATTCCGAACGCCCTGGTCACCGTATGTATGAACAATACCATCCGTTAGGTGCTGTTGGAATTATTTCAGCATTTAACTTTCCAGTAGCAGTTTGGTCTTGGAACACCGCTTTAGCTTGGGTTTGTGGTGATGTATGTATTTGGAAACCCAGTGAAAAAGTACCGCTTTGTGGTATTGCTTGTCAAAATATAGCTGCTGAAATTTTTTCAAAAAACAATTTGCCCGAAGGCATTTCGTGTTTAATTAATGGCGATTATAAAGTAGGGGAATTTATGACGAAAGATACTCGCATTCCATTAATTTCGGCAACAGGTTCCACCAAAATGGGTAAAATTGTAGCACAAGAAGTCGCAAGTCGTTTAGGAAAAAGTTTGTTAGAGTTAGGAGGGAACAATGCCATTATTGTAACTCCAGATGCTGACATAAAAATGACCGTTATTGGTGCGGTTTTTGGCGCAGTGGGTACTTGCGGTCAACGTTGCACTTCAACGCGAAGATTGATAATCCATGAGTCTATTTACGATAAGGTAAAAACAGCCGTTATCGATGCTTACAAACAACTTCGTATAGGAAATCCGTTGGATGAAAAAAATCATGTTGGGCCTTTAATAGATACTGATGCGGTGAAGATGTATCAAGATGCTTTAATTAAAGTAGTTAAAGAAGGGGGCAAAATTATAGTTGAAGGCGGTGTGCTTTCTGGTGAAGGTTACGAAGGCGGCTGTTATGTAAAACCAGCCATAGCTGAAGCGAAACCAGAATTTAAAATAGTACAGCATGAAACTTTCGCACCTGTTTTGTATTTATTGAAATATTCGGGTGGTGTAGAAAATGCGATTGAAATCCAAAACAATGTGGCGCAGGGATTGTCTTCAGCCATTATGACAAACAACTTGCGTGAAGCTGAGCGTTTCTTGTCGGTTACTGGATCTGATTGTGGTATCGCCAACGTGAATATTGGTACTTCGGGTGCCGAAATTGGTGGTGCTTTTGGTGGTGAAAAGGAAACTGGTGGTGGTCGCGAATCTGGTAGTGATGCTTGGAAAATTTATATGAGACGTCAAACCAATACCATTAATTATACAGCTGTGTTGCCTTTAGCTCAAGGTATTAAATTTGATTTATAG
- a CDS encoding DUF4382 domain-containing protein, producing MKTLNRLSLFFLSFLMISIIGCSDNESDKINAGAPKITIKLVDSPGDYDEVNVNVVGVMIKMKDSTDGTDESGWIDLEMSSQGSINLLDLTGGVNEVLVDTEPIPAGTLEQMRLVLGDGNTIVIRNDADEPETFDLKTPSAQQSGLKLQVGTVIEEGFTYNFVLDFDVAKSIVMAGGSDNIILKPVLYVSAEVSSGNIEGIVEPNDVPSTVSVLVDDKGTPETDDDFVVSAITDDTGAFTLWGLPAGTYDVIATPLNAESGYTEGSVSGVTVVNGETTTLAEPIQLTEEQDTEVGSIRGDVTNDIVATVTVKDKDSGDVVATMDSNASGEFLLEDIPAGTYTVTVSAAGFVSQDYTKDGSTDVIVTSNTETTLDAITLVAE from the coding sequence ATGAAAACATTAAACAGATTAAGCTTATTTTTTCTCTCATTTTTAATGATATCCATTATTGGATGTAGTGACAACGAATCTGACAAAATAAACGCAGGAGCTCCAAAAATAACAATAAAACTTGTTGATTCTCCAGGCGATTATGACGAAGTAAACGTTAATGTAGTTGGCGTTATGATAAAAATGAAAGACAGCACTGACGGCACTGATGAAAGTGGATGGATTGACTTAGAGATGAGTAGCCAAGGATCTATCAATTTATTGGATCTTACTGGTGGTGTTAATGAAGTATTGGTTGACACGGAACCAATTCCTGCCGGAACACTTGAACAAATGCGATTGGTGTTAGGAGACGGTAATACCATTGTTATTAGAAATGATGCTGATGAACCTGAAACCTTTGATCTAAAAACACCTAGTGCCCAGCAATCAGGTTTAAAACTTCAAGTAGGGACTGTCATAGAAGAAGGATTTACCTATAATTTTGTATTGGATTTTGATGTTGCAAAATCAATAGTTATGGCAGGTGGTTCAGACAATATTATTTTGAAACCAGTACTTTATGTGAGTGCTGAAGTGAGTTCAGGTAATATAGAGGGAATTGTTGAACCGAATGATGTGCCTTCTACGGTTTCAGTATTGGTTGACGATAAGGGAACTCCAGAAACAGATGACGATTTTGTTGTTTCTGCGATTACAGACGACACAGGTGCCTTTACTTTATGGGGCTTACCTGCAGGAACGTATGATGTCATTGCAACACCTTTGAATGCTGAATCAGGTTACACCGAAGGATCCGTATCAGGAGTAACAGTTGTTAATGGTGAAACAACAACATTAGCAGAACCTATTCAGCTAACTGAGGAACAAGACACAGAAGTAGGTTCTATAAGAGGAGATGTAACAAATGATATTGTAGCAACTGTAACCGTAAAAGATAAAGATAGCGGGGATGTTGTTGCAACAATGGATTCAAATGCCAGTGGAGAATTTCTTTTAGAAGATATCCCAGCTGGAACGTACACTGTAACCGTAAGTGCTGCTGGTTTTGTTTCACAAGATTATACTAAAGATGGCTCTACAGATGTCATTGTAACATCTAATACAGAAACTACTTTAGATGCAATAACGTTAGTTGCAGAATAA